In Spirosoma aureum, a single genomic region encodes these proteins:
- a CDS encoding RidA family protein: MQIEQFTRVLTTSITLLMVAVSCTSTPGKADEKTRTQSDTLDYFLLRPEVEKSYGYSNAVRIGNDLKISGGVSMDDAGNLIAPGNLREQMKNCYADLGKVLKHYGYTFDDVVVENVYTTNMREFINQSGYRNLIYQKNFPTGTWLEVKGLALPGQLIEINLEAHKTQ, translated from the coding sequence ATGCAAATTGAACAATTCACTCGAGTACTAACTACCTCAATTACTCTGCTCATGGTTGCCGTTAGCTGCACTTCAACACCAGGTAAAGCTGATGAGAAAACAAGGACTCAATCCGACACGCTGGACTATTTCCTGCTACGACCCGAGGTTGAAAAAAGTTACGGCTATTCAAACGCCGTCCGGATCGGTAACGATCTGAAAATATCGGGGGGCGTGAGCATGGACGATGCCGGGAATTTAATAGCCCCTGGCAACCTGAGAGAGCAAATGAAAAACTGCTACGCCGACCTTGGCAAAGTGCTGAAACACTACGGCTACACTTTCGACGACGTTGTGGTTGAAAATGTGTACACGACCAACATGCGTGAGTTTATCAATCAATCGGGCTATAGAAATTTGATTTACCAAAAGAATTTTCCAACAGGTACGTGGCTTGAAGTCAAAGGGCTGGCGTTACCGGGTCAATTGATTGAAATTAATCTGGAAGCCCATAAGACCCAATAA
- a CDS encoding alpha/beta fold hydrolase: MSVSKKLLLSVVTSLLTLFAFAQSTLPVASTGNTEYGNNAKVGKYANIRGFNMYYEVYGAGKPLLFIHGNGGSINNFKNQIPYFAKHYKVILADSRAQGKSTDPGDSLTYEMMADDFNALLNQLHVDSCYVVGWSDGGIDGLLLAMRHPEKVKKLAITGANLWPDTTAIEPSLFQWIVSTNDSLAKVPQLPAVKAQKKLLSLMIFNPHISTADLKQVKCPTLVIGGDNDVILPKHTMAIAQAIPQSYLWILPNSGHSTLIVYKDMFNQVVGDFFKTPYRKVKGMAQLD, encoded by the coding sequence ATGAGCGTATCAAAAAAACTACTCCTCTCCGTGGTTACCTCTCTGTTGACGTTATTTGCTTTTGCCCAATCCACATTACCCGTTGCTTCGACCGGTAACACGGAGTACGGCAACAATGCCAAAGTTGGAAAATACGCCAACATCCGGGGTTTTAACATGTATTACGAAGTCTATGGCGCGGGTAAACCTCTGCTCTTCATTCATGGCAACGGCGGTTCTATCAATAACTTCAAAAACCAGATTCCGTATTTTGCCAAACATTACAAAGTAATTCTGGCCGATAGCCGGGCGCAGGGAAAATCGACTGATCCTGGTGATTCACTTACCTACGAAATGATGGCTGACGATTTTAATGCCCTGCTGAATCAGCTTCATGTGGATTCGTGCTACGTTGTTGGCTGGAGCGACGGGGGCATCGATGGATTGTTGTTAGCGATGCGGCATCCTGAAAAGGTAAAGAAACTGGCCATTACCGGGGCAAATTTATGGCCCGATACAACGGCCATTGAGCCTTCTCTTTTTCAGTGGATCGTATCGACTAATGATAGTCTGGCGAAGGTGCCGCAACTACCAGCGGTTAAAGCACAGAAGAAGCTGCTTAGTCTGATGATATTTAATCCGCATATCTCAACGGCGGATCTGAAACAGGTGAAATGTCCGACGCTGGTTATCGGTGGCGATAATGATGTGATTCTGCCAAAGCATACGATGGCCATTGCGCAGGCTATTCCACAATCGTATCTGTGGATTTTACCCAACTCCGGCCACTCGACACTCATCGTTTATAAGGATATGTTTAATCAGGTTGTCGGAGATTTTTTCAAAACGCCCTACCGAAAAGTAAAGGGCATGGCCCAGCTCGACTAG
- a CDS encoding proline iminopeptidase-family hydrolase, with protein sequence MRLLSFILAICLLVSCRQKDKSTAVSVADYFSYGDSLESAGVRLIPIKTPVGEFKVWTKRFGNNPKIKILLLHGGPAMTHEYMECFETFFQRQGFEFYEYDQLGSYYSDQPKDTSLWTTERFVEEVEQVRQAIGADSTNFYVLGNSWGGILAMEYALKYQKHLKGLLVANMMASAPEYGKYADDVLAKQMKPEVLAEVRAIEAKKDFTNPHYMELLIPNFYHEHLCRLAEWPDGFNRSMKHANNDIYVLMQGPSEFGISGRLARWDIKNRLNELTVPTLMIGAKHDTMDPKAMEEQSKLVKKGRYLYCPNGSHLAMWDDQQVFMNGVVKFIHDVDSGNL encoded by the coding sequence ATGCGTTTACTCTCCTTCATTTTGGCAATTTGCCTTCTTGTTTCCTGCCGGCAAAAAGACAAATCAACTGCTGTCTCCGTCGCAGATTATTTTAGTTATGGTGATTCGCTGGAATCGGCGGGAGTAAGGCTGATTCCGATTAAAACGCCAGTTGGTGAGTTCAAGGTCTGGACAAAACGGTTTGGCAACAATCCAAAAATAAAAATCCTGCTGTTACACGGTGGCCCCGCCATGACGCATGAGTACATGGAATGTTTTGAGACGTTTTTTCAGCGACAGGGCTTTGAATTTTATGAATACGATCAATTAGGTTCCTACTACAGCGATCAGCCAAAAGATACCAGCCTCTGGACAACCGAGCGGTTTGTTGAGGAAGTCGAACAGGTTCGCCAGGCCATTGGGGCCGACAGTACAAACTTCTATGTGCTGGGCAATTCGTGGGGTGGTATTCTGGCAATGGAGTATGCCTTGAAGTATCAGAAGCATTTAAAAGGATTGCTGGTTGCCAATATGATGGCCAGCGCCCCTGAATATGGAAAATACGCGGACGACGTACTCGCCAAACAAATGAAACCCGAAGTGCTCGCAGAAGTTCGGGCGATTGAAGCGAAAAAGGATTTCACGAATCCGCATTATATGGAATTGCTCATCCCCAATTTCTATCATGAACATTTATGCCGTCTGGCTGAATGGCCTGATGGTTTTAATCGGTCTATGAAACATGCTAACAATGACATTTATGTATTGATGCAGGGGCCAAGTGAATTTGGGATTAGCGGTCGACTTGCCCGCTGGGATATTAAAAATCGCCTGAACGAACTGACGGTCCCTACCTTGATGATTGGCGCTAAACACGATACGATGGACCCCAAGGCGATGGAGGAGCAAAGCAAACTGGTCAAAAAAGGTCGCTATCTATATTGCCCCAACGGAAGCCATCTGGCCATGTGGGATGACCAACAGGTATTTATGAACGGCGTCGTCAAGTTTATTCACGATGTTGATTCTGGAAACTTATAA